From Orenia metallireducens:
TTCAAATAAATAACTTTAATTTGAGTAATGATTTAAATGAAAATGATCTTATAAGATATAGGTCTTCAGAGTGTTCTATATTATTTCAAAATTACCCTTTAGTTGATTGGATGACTTGTTTGGAGAATTTAAATTTAGAAAGTGAAAATATTGATTATATTAAATCTTTTTGTAGGTATTTGGGGATATGGGATTTAAGAAATAATTTTCCGAATGAATTATCTTTTGGACAAAGACAAAGATTTGCTATAGTGCAACTGTTATTATCAAAATGTAATATATTATTATTAGATGAACCTACTTCTGCACTAGATAGCGATAATAAAATTCAACTTATTAAATTAATAAAAGATTATACTGTTAAAGAAAATAAAGTGGTTTTTATTGCTACTCATGATAAAGATTTATGTGATTATGC
This genomic window contains:
- a CDS encoding ATP-binding cassette domain-containing protein encodes the protein MKIKLENVKFKREKRNADEIFHNINLDINSSPRLIFLLGNSGSGKSTLLHLLNGLIFCTSGNIQINNFNLSNDLNENDLIRYRSSECSILFQNYPLVDWMTCLENLNLESENIDYIKSFCRYLGIWDLRNNFPNELSFGQRQRFAIVQLLLSKCNILLLDEPTSALDSDNKIQLIKLIKDYTVKENKVVFIATHDKDLCDYADEIYKFEDKTLKFIENI